The following are encoded in a window of Thiohalobacter sp. IOR34 genomic DNA:
- a CDS encoding DegQ family serine endoprotease: MKPYASRFFASLFSLLFVLWAQAASGALPALLQNAEGKPSLAPMLKQVMPAVVNISTRSRVRVPPNPLLQDPLFRRFFGIPDTPQERERTSLGSGVIVDAAKGFIITNHHVIDQADEITVTLRDKRRLEARVVGTDPEADLAVIQIEARGLRDLPMADSSKLEVGDFVVAIGNPFGLQQTVTSGIVSALGRSGLGIEGYENFIQTDASINPGNSGGALVDLDGRLVGINTAIVGPSGGNVGIGFAIPSNMVNAIMRQLIRYGEVRRGQLGVMAQDLTPELAEALKLSRRSGAVITQVIKGSAAEQAGLRSGDVVVEVNGKPVKSSADLRNTIGLLPVGSELRLKIIRDGKPRRLRATIARPRQEQIQAGKLSPYLEGAVLGNLTPDHPLAGKVQGIEIVEVEPGSRAWAAGLRPGDVIVSINRQPVSDLEEAEKALRAARQGVLLNVLRGDGAFFLVIR; this comes from the coding sequence ATGAAACCTTACGCCTCCCGCTTCTTCGCATCGCTGTTCAGCCTGCTGTTCGTGCTCTGGGCACAGGCCGCCAGCGGCGCCCTGCCGGCACTGCTGCAGAATGCCGAGGGCAAGCCCAGCCTGGCACCGATGCTGAAACAGGTGATGCCGGCCGTGGTCAACATCTCCACCCGCTCGCGGGTCCGGGTACCGCCCAATCCACTGCTGCAGGACCCCCTGTTCCGGCGCTTTTTCGGCATCCCCGACACCCCCCAGGAACGCGAACGGACCAGCCTCGGTTCCGGGGTGATCGTCGATGCCGCCAAGGGCTTCATCATCACCAACCACCACGTCATCGACCAGGCGGATGAGATCACCGTCACCCTGCGCGACAAGCGGCGCCTGGAAGCGCGGGTGGTGGGCACCGACCCCGAGGCCGACCTGGCGGTGATCCAGATCGAGGCGCGCGGGCTGCGCGATTTGCCGATGGCCGACTCCAGCAAGCTGGAGGTGGGCGACTTCGTGGTCGCCATCGGCAACCCCTTCGGCCTGCAACAGACCGTGACCTCGGGCATCGTCAGCGCGCTGGGCCGCTCGGGACTGGGCATCGAGGGCTACGAGAACTTCATCCAGACCGACGCCTCGATCAATCCCGGCAACTCCGGCGGTGCCCTGGTCGACCTGGACGGCAGGCTGGTTGGCATCAACACCGCCATCGTCGGCCCCAGCGGCGGCAATGTCGGCATCGGCTTCGCCATCCCCAGCAACATGGTGAACGCCATCATGCGGCAGCTGATCCGCTACGGCGAGGTGCGCCGCGGCCAGCTCGGCGTGATGGCGCAGGACCTGACCCCGGAACTGGCCGAAGCGCTGAAACTGAGCCGGCGCAGCGGCGCGGTCATCACCCAGGTGATCAAGGGTTCGGCGGCCGAACAGGCCGGCCTGCGCAGCGGTGACGTGGTGGTGGAGGTCAACGGCAAGCCGGTGAAGAGTTCCGCCGACCTGCGCAACACCATCGGCCTGTTGCCGGTGGGCAGCGAGCTGCGGCTGAAGATCATCCGCGACGGCAAGCCGCGGAGACTGCGCGCCACCATCGCCCGTCCCCGGCAGGAGCAGATCCAGGCCGGCAAGCTGAGCCCCTACCTGGAAGGCGCGGTACTCGGCAACCTCACCCCCGACCACCCGCTGGCCGGCAAGGTGCAGGGCATCGAGATCGTCGAAGTGGAACCCGGCAGCCGGGCCTGGGCAGCCGGCCTGCGTCCAGGCGACGTCATCGTCTCCATCAACCGCCAGCCGGTCAGCGACCTGGAGGAGGCCGAGAAGGCGCTGCGGGCCGCCCGGCAGGGGGTGCTGCTCAATGTGCTGCGCGGCGACGGGGCCTTCTTCCTGGTGATCCGCTGA
- the pdhA gene encoding pyruvate dehydrogenase (acetyl-transferring) E1 component subunit alpha, translated as MNLNRVRQFLSDMLLARYFEEAAAEQYARGRIAGFLHLYPGEEAVAVGTLRAADPGDYVVSTYREHVHALVRGISPRAVMAELFGRETGCSRGYGGSMHLFDAERRFLGGYAIVGETFPVAIGAGYWLAMNRSADVVLCYFGDGATNQGTFHESLNMAALWRLPVLFVCENNHYQIGTEIHQHSALTEVYKRACAYGIEGERVDGMDVLAVYEATERALRLVRDGKGPYLLECETYRFRGHSMADAAAYRSSLEVQELRARDPLFNLRRQILAEGWLDEATIEAEEKAAREAVEDAVRFAEQSPEPGELMRDLYVQPLDLYGGGA; from the coding sequence ATGAATCTCAACCGGGTCCGCCAGTTCCTGTCCGACATGCTGCTGGCACGCTATTTCGAGGAGGCCGCGGCCGAGCAGTATGCCCGGGGGCGTATCGCCGGTTTCCTGCATCTGTATCCAGGCGAGGAGGCGGTGGCAGTCGGCACCCTGCGTGCCGCCGACCCCGGCGACTATGTGGTCAGTACCTACCGCGAGCACGTCCATGCCCTGGTGCGCGGCATCTCGCCACGGGCGGTGATGGCCGAACTGTTCGGACGCGAGACCGGTTGCTCGCGCGGCTATGGCGGTTCCATGCACCTGTTCGATGCCGAACGCCGATTCCTCGGCGGCTATGCCATCGTCGGCGAAACCTTCCCGGTGGCCATCGGTGCCGGCTACTGGCTGGCCATGAACCGTTCTGCCGATGTCGTGCTCTGCTATTTCGGCGATGGTGCCACCAACCAGGGCACCTTCCACGAGTCCCTGAACATGGCCGCGCTGTGGAGACTGCCGGTGTTGTTCGTCTGCGAGAACAACCACTACCAGATCGGCACCGAGATCCACCAGCACTCGGCCCTGACCGAGGTCTACAAGCGGGCCTGTGCCTACGGCATCGAGGGCGAGCGGGTCGACGGCATGGACGTGCTGGCGGTCTACGAGGCGACCGAGCGCGCCCTGCGCCTGGTGCGCGACGGCAAGGGACCCTATCTGCTGGAATGCGAGACCTACCGCTTCCGCGGCCACTCCATGGCCGATGCCGCTGCCTACCGCTCCAGTCTCGAGGTGCAGGAGCTGCGCGCCCGGGACCCGCTGTTCAACCTGCGCCGCCAGATCCTGGCGGAGGGCTGGCTGGACGAGGCGACCATCGAGGCCGAGGAGAAGGCGGCCCGCGAGGCGGTCGAGGACGCAGTGCGCTTTGCCGAACAGAGCCCGGAGCCGGGCGAGCTGATGCGTGACCTCTATGTGCAACCCCTGGATCTTTACGGAGGTGGGGCATGA
- a CDS encoding pyruvate dehydrogenase complex E1 component subunit beta, translating into MDDAVFILGEDVGLYGGSYRVTQGLYAKYGEWRVRDTPISEGSFTGLGVGAALVGGRPVVEIMTVNFALLALDAIINMAAKLRYMSGGQFSVPLVVRMPGGVAKQLAAQHSQRLEHTLMNVPGLRLVAPGTPQDSYWQLKQAIRCDDPVIVLEHERLYFETGPFDIDAAPPPMHAARVRRPGEHITLLAWQRMVDVCLEAAAQLAAEGIEAEVIDLRSLRPVDLPTVQASLARTHRLLIVEEDCRFGGAGAELAAELGERNFFDLDAPIHRLAAVDVPTPYNGTLEAASLPVAGQVVELARRMLQAG; encoded by the coding sequence ATGGACGACGCGGTGTTCATCCTCGGCGAGGACGTCGGTCTCTATGGCGGCAGCTATCGGGTCACCCAGGGGCTGTACGCCAAGTACGGCGAGTGGCGGGTGCGCGACACGCCGATCTCCGAGGGCAGCTTCACCGGCCTGGGGGTGGGGGCGGCGCTGGTCGGCGGACGGCCGGTGGTGGAGATCATGACCGTCAATTTCGCCCTGCTGGCGCTGGATGCCATCATCAACATGGCCGCCAAGCTGCGCTACATGTCCGGTGGCCAGTTCAGCGTGCCGCTGGTGGTGCGCATGCCGGGCGGGGTGGCGAAGCAGCTTGCGGCCCAGCACTCGCAGCGGCTGGAGCACACCCTGATGAATGTCCCGGGGCTGCGTCTGGTCGCGCCGGGTACGCCGCAGGACAGTTACTGGCAACTCAAACAGGCGATCCGCTGCGACGACCCGGTGATCGTCCTCGAACATGAGCGGCTGTACTTCGAGACCGGACCCTTCGACATCGATGCCGCGCCGCCGCCGATGCATGCCGCCCGGGTGCGTCGCCCCGGTGAGCACATCACCCTGCTTGCCTGGCAACGCATGGTCGATGTCTGCCTGGAGGCCGCCGCACAACTGGCCGCGGAGGGCATCGAGGCCGAGGTCATCGATCTGCGCAGCCTGCGCCCGGTCGATCTGCCGACGGTGCAGGCCTCGCTGGCACGGACCCATCGGCTGCTGATCGTCGAGGAGGACTGCCGCTTTGGCGGGGCCGGTGCCGAGCTGGCCGCAGAACTCGGCGAACGCAATTTCTTCGATCTCGACGCGCCCATCCACCGGCTCGCGGCCGTGGACGTGCCCACCCCCTACAACGGCACGCTGGAGGCGGCTTCCCTGCCGGTGGCAGGGCAGGTGGTGGAACTGGCCCGGCGCATGCTGCAGGCTGGCTGA
- a CDS encoding TrkH family potassium uptake protein, translating to MVGLLSLAFSSTLLVPALLAWWYRDGQLASFLYAFLAAQAIGLLLWLPVRNHRGELRRRDGFIVVALFWLLLSLVSALPFLFGPHLSFVNAFFEAVSGFTTTGATVISGLDGLPRSLLYYRQQLQWLGGMGLVVLAVAIQPLLGIGGMRLYRAETPGPLKEEKIEPRLAQTARALWLIYLGLTVLCALAYWLAGMTPFDAIGHSFATISTGGFSTHDASLGYYASVPIELIAMAFMLLGGINFSIHFSVWRSFNPLHYLRDIEVRTFLLFTLLTTLVLVAVLRLTGDYDSYAAAFVDSGFEVVSVITSTGFGEVDFTHWPLFLPVLLIFISFIGGCGGSTAGGMKVMRVLLLIKQGQRELGRLLHPRALRPVRIGRRLLGERTTQAIWGFFAAYIFVFVLLTLAMMAAGLDQVSAFAAVATCLNNLGPGLGEVAYTFGGVSDAAKLLAAAAMLLGRLEIFTLLVLLHPAFWRE from the coding sequence GTGGTCGGTCTGCTCAGTCTGGCCTTCAGCAGCACCTTGCTGGTGCCGGCGCTGCTCGCCTGGTGGTACCGCGACGGCCAGTTGGCCAGCTTCCTCTACGCCTTTCTTGCGGCCCAGGCCATCGGTCTGTTGCTCTGGCTGCCGGTACGCAACCATCGCGGCGAGCTGCGGCGGCGCGACGGATTCATCGTGGTGGCCCTGTTCTGGCTGCTGCTCAGCCTGGTCAGCGCGCTGCCCTTTCTGTTCGGGCCGCACCTGAGTTTCGTCAACGCCTTCTTCGAGGCAGTCTCCGGTTTCACCACCACCGGGGCCACGGTGATCAGTGGCCTGGATGGCCTGCCACGCTCACTGCTCTACTATCGGCAGCAGTTGCAGTGGCTGGGTGGCATGGGGCTGGTGGTGCTGGCGGTGGCCATCCAGCCGCTGCTGGGCATCGGCGGCATGCGCCTCTACCGGGCCGAGACGCCGGGTCCGCTGAAGGAGGAGAAGATCGAGCCGCGGCTGGCTCAGACGGCGCGTGCCCTGTGGTTGATCTACCTGGGGCTGACCGTGCTCTGCGCCCTGGCTTACTGGTTGGCCGGCATGACCCCCTTCGACGCCATCGGCCACAGCTTTGCGACCATCTCCACCGGGGGCTTCTCCACCCATGATGCGAGCCTCGGCTACTATGCCAGCGTGCCGATCGAGCTGATCGCCATGGCCTTCATGTTGCTCGGTGGCATCAACTTCAGCATCCACTTCAGCGTCTGGCGCAGCTTCAATCCCCTGCATTACCTGCGTGACATCGAGGTGCGGACCTTTCTGCTGTTCACCCTGCTCACCACCCTGGTGCTGGTCGCGGTGCTGCGCCTGACCGGTGATTACGACAGCTATGCCGCAGCCTTCGTCGATTCCGGTTTCGAGGTGGTGTCGGTGATCACCAGCACCGGTTTCGGCGAGGTGGACTTCACCCACTGGCCGCTGTTCCTGCCGGTGCTGTTGATCTTCATCAGCTTCATCGGCGGCTGCGGCGGTTCCACCGCCGGCGGCATGAAGGTGATGCGGGTGCTGCTGCTGATCAAGCAGGGCCAGCGCGAGCTGGGGCGGCTGCTGCACCCCCGGGCCCTGCGGCCGGTGCGCATCGGCCGGCGGCTGCTCGGCGAGCGTACCACCCAGGCGATCTGGGGCTTCTTCGCGGCCTACATCTTCGTCTTCGTGCTGCTGACTCTGGCGATGATGGCCGCTGGTCTGGATCAGGTCAGCGCCTTTGCCGCCGTGGCGACCTGTCTCAACAACCTGGGGCCGGGCCTGGGCGAGGTGGCCTATACCTTTGGCGGGGTCAGTGATGCCGCCAAGCTGTTGGCCGCCGCCGCCATGCTCCTCGGACGCCTGGAGATCTTCACCCTGCTGGTGCTGCTCCATCCCGCCTTCTGGCGGGAATAG
- a CDS encoding SulP family inorganic anion transporter translates to MQATSKPRLRQDWLLRFFPFLLWWPMVNRRSLREDFLAGLTGAIVVLPQGVAFATIAGMPPEYGLYAGMVPAIVAALFGSSWHLVSGPTTAASIVLYSALSNYAEPGSAHYVTLALTLTFMVGITELALGLARMGALVNFISHSVIVGFTAGAAILIASKQLKNYFGVPIPRGGHLHDVLISFVGQIPNINWYVAGVATVTLLTGIATKRWLPKIPYLIMAMVVGSLAALLLNQVFGPEVTAIGTVGALPQSLPPLSAPDFSMDTLRDLAPTVFAVTLFALTEAVSIGRSLAARSGQRIDGNQEFLGQGLSNIAGSFFSGYVATGSFNRSGLNFQAGAKTPLAAVFAGSLLMLIVVLVAPLAAYLPNAAMAGILFLVAWGLIDFKEIGHILKASRSETAIMALTFFGALFLELEFAIFLGVMLSLVIYLMRVSRPRIISRTPDPRLPNRAFNTDPALPQCPQLHILRIDGSLFFGSISHVQEAFARLEEEHPEQTHLAIVAAGINFADVAGSDVLAAEARKRRARGGALYLIHVKKGLWESLESSGALDVIGANHVFQSKTAAITAIFQKLDKSICQHCEVRVFRECASVPRLEKPVADEVQGAR, encoded by the coding sequence ATGCAAGCGACTTCGAAACCCCGTCTCCGGCAAGACTGGCTGTTGCGTTTCTTTCCCTTCCTGCTCTGGTGGCCGATGGTCAACCGCCGCAGTCTGCGCGAGGATTTCCTGGCCGGCCTGACCGGGGCCATCGTGGTGCTGCCCCAGGGCGTGGCCTTCGCCACCATCGCCGGCATGCCGCCGGAATACGGTCTCTATGCCGGCATGGTGCCGGCCATCGTCGCCGCCCTGTTCGGTTCCTCCTGGCACCTGGTATCGGGGCCGACCACGGCGGCCTCCATCGTCCTCTACTCGGCGCTCAGCAACTATGCCGAGCCGGGCAGTGCCCATTACGTGACCCTGGCCCTGACCCTGACTTTCATGGTCGGCATCACCGAGCTGGCCCTGGGCCTGGCGCGGATGGGGGCGCTGGTCAACTTCATCTCCCATTCGGTGATCGTCGGTTTCACCGCCGGCGCCGCCATCCTCATCGCCAGCAAGCAGCTGAAGAACTACTTCGGCGTGCCCATCCCGCGGGGCGGCCATCTGCATGACGTGCTGATCAGCTTCGTCGGCCAGATACCCAACATCAACTGGTATGTCGCCGGGGTGGCGACCGTCACCCTGCTGACCGGCATCGCCACCAAGCGCTGGCTGCCGAAGATCCCCTATCTGATCATGGCCATGGTGGTGGGCAGTCTGGCGGCGCTGCTGCTCAACCAGGTCTTCGGCCCCGAGGTGACCGCCATCGGTACCGTCGGCGCCCTGCCGCAGAGCCTGCCGCCACTGTCGGCCCCTGATTTCTCCATGGATACGCTGCGTGATCTGGCGCCGACGGTGTTCGCGGTGACCCTGTTCGCGCTCACCGAGGCGGTGTCCATCGGCCGCTCGCTGGCGGCGCGTTCCGGTCAGCGTATCGACGGCAACCAGGAATTCCTCGGCCAGGGCCTGTCGAACATCGCCGGCAGCTTCTTCTCCGGTTATGTGGCCACCGGCTCCTTCAACCGTAGCGGGCTCAACTTCCAGGCCGGCGCCAAGACGCCGCTGGCCGCCGTGTTCGCCGGCTCCCTGCTGATGCTGATCGTGGTCCTGGTCGCGCCGCTGGCCGCCTACCTGCCGAATGCGGCCATGGCCGGTATCCTGTTCCTGGTCGCCTGGGGGCTGATCGACTTCAAGGAGATCGGTCACATCCTCAAGGCCAGCCGCAGCGAGACAGCGATCATGGCCCTGACCTTCTTCGGCGCCCTGTTCCTGGAGCTGGAGTTCGCCATCTTCCTCGGCGTCATGCTCTCGCTGGTGATCTATCTGATGCGGGTCTCGCGTCCGCGGATCATCAGCCGGACGCCGGATCCGCGGTTGCCGAACCGGGCCTTCAATACCGATCCGGCCCTGCCTCAGTGCCCGCAGCTGCACATCCTGCGCATCGACGGCTCGCTGTTCTTCGGCTCCATCAGTCATGTTCAGGAGGCATTTGCCAGGCTGGAGGAGGAACACCCGGAACAGACCCATCTGGCGATCGTCGCCGCGGGCATCAATTTCGCCGACGTCGCGGGCAGCGACGTGCTGGCGGCCGAGGCCCGCAAGCGCCGGGCGCGGGGTGGTGCCCTGTATCTGATCCATGTCAAGAAAGGGCTCTGGGAGTCGCTGGAGAGCAGCGGGGCGTTGGATGTGATCGGCGCCAACCACGTCTTCCAGTCGAAGACCGCGGCCATCACCGCCATCTTCCAGAAGCTGGACAAGTCCATCTGCCAGCACTGCGAGGTGCGCGTCTTCCGCGAATGTGCCAGCGTGCCCCGCCTCGAAAAGCCGGTCGCCGACGAGGTCCAGGGGGCGCGCTGA
- a CDS encoding SLC13 family permease gives MVDEKKGFPIKSVVAAVVFAAVALGLAQVVPTIEIAWVTAILLLTIYLFAFEIVEVDVAAVTIMVLLGLTTLLAPLMGLEEGLVDTQHLFDGFASNAVISIIAVMIIGAGLDRTGLMSKVAAYILKVGGTTEKRIIPIISGTVAFISSFMQNVGAAALFLPVVSRISARSGLPLSRLLMPMGFCAILGGTVTMVGSSPLILLNDLILTSNKALPPDQQMGTWSLFSVTPVGIALVITGILYFVVVGRFVLPVSEQKDGGATATNAMDYFKSVYGLDYALYELVVPVGSPLVGKTLDEIEHDEKIRVIAALRGADDLRIGPGGLARDIGIEAGSVLGILASPDNIRAFAGKYGLQLRDDLETFAESLAATKAGIAEVVIPPGSQLIGKSARDVWMRKTYGIAMVALHRRGETYREGDGIRDMPLEAGDTLVVHTTWDALARLEKDRNFVVVTTEYPHEELRPHKVSAALVFFGIALTMVLFTDIRLSVALLTGAVGMVLSGVLKIEEAYEAVSWKTVFLLASLIPLGLAVETTGTARWIAEQTVSVVGEMPGWVIQSAIAALATFFTLVMSNVGATVLLVPLAVNIALQVGADPAVFALTVAIATSNSFLIPTHQVNALIMGPGGYRVPDFMRAGGIMTVLFLVVMMLMMNLIF, from the coding sequence TTGGTTGACGAGAAGAAGGGATTTCCCATCAAATCCGTGGTGGCCGCGGTGGTGTTCGCGGCCGTGGCCCTGGGGCTGGCCCAGGTGGTACCCACCATCGAGATCGCCTGGGTCACGGCCATCCTGCTGCTGACCATCTATCTGTTTGCCTTCGAGATCGTGGAGGTGGACGTGGCGGCGGTGACCATCATGGTGCTGCTTGGCCTGACCACCCTGTTGGCGCCGCTGATGGGGCTGGAGGAGGGGCTGGTCGACACCCAGCACCTGTTCGACGGCTTTGCCTCCAATGCCGTGATCTCCATCATCGCGGTGATGATCATCGGCGCCGGATTGGACCGCACCGGCCTGATGAGCAAGGTCGCGGCCTACATCCTCAAGGTCGGCGGCACCACCGAGAAGCGCATCATCCCGATCATCTCCGGCACCGTGGCCTTCATCTCCTCCTTCATGCAGAACGTCGGCGCCGCGGCCCTGTTCCTGCCGGTGGTCAGCCGTATCTCGGCCCGTTCCGGGCTGCCCCTGTCGCGCCTGCTGATGCCGATGGGCTTCTGCGCCATCCTCGGTGGCACCGTGACCATGGTCGGTTCCAGCCCGCTGATCCTGCTCAACGACCTGATCCTCACTTCCAACAAGGCCTTGCCCCCCGATCAGCAGATGGGCACCTGGTCGCTGTTCTCGGTGACGCCGGTCGGCATCGCCCTGGTGATCACCGGTATTCTCTATTTCGTGGTCGTCGGCCGCTTCGTTTTGCCGGTCAGCGAGCAGAAGGATGGCGGCGCCACGGCCACCAATGCCATGGACTATTTCAAGAGCGTCTATGGCCTGGACTATGCCTTGTACGAACTGGTGGTGCCGGTCGGCAGCCCGCTGGTCGGCAAGACCCTGGACGAGATCGAGCACGATGAGAAAATCCGCGTCATCGCTGCGCTGCGCGGTGCCGACGACCTGCGCATCGGACCCGGTGGCCTGGCGCGCGACATCGGCATCGAGGCCGGCAGCGTGCTCGGTATCCTCGCCTCGCCGGACAACATCCGTGCCTTCGCCGGGAAGTACGGTCTGCAGTTGCGCGACGACCTGGAGACCTTTGCCGAGTCCCTGGCCGCGACCAAGGCGGGTATCGCCGAGGTGGTCATCCCGCCGGGTTCGCAGCTGATCGGCAAGAGTGCCCGCGATGTCTGGATGCGCAAGACCTACGGTATCGCCATGGTTGCCTTGCACCGCCGTGGCGAGACCTATCGCGAGGGTGACGGCATCCGCGACATGCCGCTGGAGGCCGGTGACACCCTGGTGGTGCACACCACCTGGGATGCCCTGGCGCGGCTGGAGAAGGACCGCAACTTCGTGGTGGTGACCACCGAGTACCCGCACGAGGAGCTGCGGCCGCACAAGGTGAGCGCGGCGCTGGTGTTCTTCGGCATCGCCCTGACCATGGTGCTGTTCACGGACATCCGCCTCTCGGTCGCGCTGCTCACCGGCGCGGTGGGCATGGTGTTGTCCGGGGTGCTGAAGATCGAGGAGGCCTACGAGGCGGTTTCCTGGAAGACGGTGTTCCTGCTCGCCTCGCTGATCCCTCTGGGACTGGCAGTGGAGACCACGGGCACCGCACGCTGGATCGCCGAGCAGACGGTGTCGGTGGTCGGTGAGATGCCGGGTTGGGTGATCCAGAGTGCCATCGCCGCACTGGCTACCTTCTTTACGCTGGTGATGTCCAACGTAGGCGCCACCGTGCTGCTGGTGCCCCTGGCGGTGAATATCGCCCTGCAGGTGGGGGCCGATCCGGCGGTGTTCGCCCTCACCGTGGCCATCGCCACGTCCAATTCCTTCCTCATCCCCACCCACCAGGTGAACGCGCTGATCATGGGGCCGGGCGGCTACCGGGTGCCGGACTTCATGCGTGCCGGCGGCATCATGACGGTGCTGTTCCTGGTGGTGATGATGCTGATGATGAATCTCATCTTCTGA
- the nhaD gene encoding sodium:proton antiporter NhaD, translating to MSKAFLLLPYLILLLPGLAAAAGGEGHEQLVLIDSAIGYTAIGVFVLAYLLVMAEEFTHLRKSKPVILAAGIIWGMIGYVYASHGMSELAEHAVRHNLLEYAELMLFLLVAMTYINAMDERQVFDALRAWLVRKGFGFRALFWMTGFLAFFISPVADNLTTALLMCAVVLAVGGDNVRFVSLACINIVVAANAGGAFSPFGDITTLMVWQKGIVEFWTFFALFVPSLVNFVVPAVIMHFAIPSVKPESSDERVPMRRGARRIITLFLLTIVTAVSFHNFLGLPPVIGMLTGLAYLQFFGYYLKKTSHIDLNREAGGRMGDVVPFDVFNKVARAEWDTLLFFYGVVLCVGGLGFLGYLAMASEMMYGEWSATAANVAVGVLSAIVDNIPVMFAVLTMNPDMPTGQWLLVTLTAGVGGSLLSIGSAAGVALMGQARGKYTFFGHLKWLPVIALGYVASIYTHLWLNSAYF from the coding sequence GTGAGCAAGGCATTCCTGCTGCTGCCCTACCTGATACTGCTGCTGCCCGGTCTGGCGGCGGCCGCCGGCGGTGAAGGGCACGAGCAGCTGGTGCTGATCGACAGCGCCATCGGCTACACCGCCATCGGCGTCTTCGTGCTGGCCTATCTGTTGGTCATGGCCGAGGAGTTCACCCATCTGCGCAAGTCCAAGCCGGTGATCCTCGCCGCCGGCATCATCTGGGGCATGATCGGCTATGTCTACGCCAGCCATGGCATGAGCGAGCTGGCCGAGCATGCCGTGCGCCACAACCTGCTGGAATACGCCGAGCTGATGCTGTTCCTGCTGGTGGCGATGACCTACATCAACGCCATGGACGAACGCCAGGTCTTCGATGCGCTGCGCGCCTGGCTGGTGCGCAAGGGCTTCGGTTTCCGCGCCCTGTTCTGGATGACCGGTTTCCTGGCCTTCTTCATCTCGCCGGTAGCCGACAACCTGACCACCGCCCTGTTGATGTGCGCGGTGGTGCTGGCGGTGGGCGGCGACAACGTCCGTTTCGTCAGCCTGGCCTGCATCAACATCGTGGTGGCGGCCAATGCCGGTGGTGCCTTCAGTCCGTTTGGCGATATCACCACGCTGATGGTCTGGCAGAAGGGTATCGTCGAGTTCTGGACCTTCTTTGCCCTGTTTGTCCCTTCGCTGGTGAATTTCGTGGTGCCGGCGGTGATCATGCACTTCGCCATTCCCAGCGTGAAACCGGAATCCAGCGACGAGCGGGTGCCGATGCGGCGTGGCGCCCGGCGGATCATCACCCTGTTCCTGTTGACCATCGTCACTGCGGTGAGCTTCCACAACTTCCTGGGGCTGCCGCCGGTCATCGGCATGCTTACCGGCCTGGCCTATCTGCAGTTCTTCGGTTACTACCTGAAGAAGACCAGCCACATCGACCTCAACCGCGAGGCCGGTGGCCGCATGGGTGATGTGGTGCCCTTCGACGTGTTCAACAAGGTGGCGCGTGCCGAATGGGACACCCTGCTGTTCTTCTACGGCGTGGTGCTCTGTGTCGGTGGCCTGGGGTTCCTCGGCTATCTGGCCATGGCCTCGGAAATGATGTACGGCGAATGGAGCGCTACCGCCGCCAACGTCGCGGTCGGTGTCCTCTCCGCCATCGTCGACAACATCCCGGTGATGTTTGCCGTGTTGACCATGAACCCTGACATGCCTACCGGCCAGTGGTTGCTGGTAACACTGACCGCCGGTGTCGGCGGCAGCCTGCTATCCATCGGCTCGGCAGCCGGTGTGGCGCTGATGGGCCAGGCGCGTGGCAAGTACACCTTCTTCGGCCATCTCAAGTGGCTGCCGGTGATCGCCCTGGGTTATGTGGCCAGTATCTATACCCACCTCTGGTTGAACAGCGCCTATTTCTGA